One Megamonas hypermegale genomic window carries:
- a CDS encoding lipopolysaccharide biosynthesis protein, with the protein MKETNRLLKNTGIIAIGNLSTKAISFLLLPLYTAILSTHEYGIIDYIITLSMFCVPCISFLMDEAIFRFLIDCKNKEEKSIIISNSFILVFIGIILFLVIIYPILVYVKYKYIWCLILFVISDIIATMISALLRGIGRTDAFAVYNFISSTIQIVLNIIFIAVFYWGIEGMLSAMIIGRVVATFVYIICLKLWQYIDLKKINILKIKEMLKYAIPLIPNRVSWLIINLSSRIVIMNIMTSGALGIYAISSKFANLMDMIYGFFYQSWKESSARVLQSNDRDDFYNLVYKYLKSFMYSIVLLITSFIPIIFRFLIADTYLEAILYVPILLLATYFSNISGFYGGIFTAYKDTKIMGTSTIVAATINLVLMFIIINFWGLYAVAISALIANIAVYQYRKIKVKKYVILIENRKKIIFDWIMTGIIFLLFYSMNINLQIIGILVSVVYFIIMNYAVLKLIKNKLANR; encoded by the coding sequence ATGAAAGAAACAAATCGTTTATTAAAAAATACAGGAATTATAGCGATTGGTAATTTGAGTACAAAGGCAATATCTTTTTTGTTATTACCTTTATATACAGCTATTTTATCAACGCATGAATATGGTATTATAGATTATATTATTACTTTATCAATGTTTTGTGTACCATGTATTTCTTTTTTAATGGATGAAGCTATTTTTAGATTTTTAATTGATTGTAAAAATAAAGAAGAGAAATCGATAATAATATCTAACTCTTTTATTTTAGTATTTATAGGCATAATTTTATTTTTGGTTATTATTTATCCTATTTTAGTTTATGTTAAATATAAATATATATGGTGTTTAATTTTATTTGTTATATCAGATATTATTGCTACAATGATATCCGCATTATTAAGAGGCATTGGAAGAACTGATGCTTTTGCTGTGTATAATTTTATTTCAAGTACAATACAAATTGTTCTCAATATAATATTTATAGCTGTATTTTATTGGGGTATAGAAGGTATGCTTTCAGCAATGATAATTGGTCGTGTTGTTGCAACTTTTGTATATATTATTTGTTTGAAGTTATGGCAATATATAGATTTAAAAAAGATAAATATACTAAAAATAAAAGAAATGTTGAAATATGCAATACCATTAATACCTAATAGAGTATCTTGGCTTATTATAAATTTATCAAGTAGAATAGTCATTATGAATATAATGACTAGTGGAGCTTTAGGTATATATGCAATATCTTCTAAATTCGCTAATTTAATGGATATGATATATGGCTTTTTCTATCAATCATGGAAAGAAAGTTCAGCTAGAGTTTTGCAAAGTAATGATAGAGATGATTTTTATAATTTGGTTTATAAATATTTAAAAAGCTTTATGTATTCTATAGTGTTGTTAATCACTAGCTTTATACCGATAATATTTAGATTTTTGATAGCCGATACATATTTAGAAGCTATTTTATATGTACCAATTTTATTATTAGCAACATATTTTTCTAATATATCTGGATTCTATGGTGGAATATTTACGGCATATAAAGATACAAAAATAATGGGAACATCTACAATTGTTGCAGCGACAATTAATTTAGTATTAATGTTTATAATTATTAACTTTTGGGGATTGTATGCTGTTGCAATTTCGGCTTTAATAGCAAATATAGCAGTTTACCAATATAGAAAAATTAAAGTTAAAAAATATGTTATATTGATAGAAAATAGAAAAAAAATAATTTTTGATTGGATAATGACAGGAATAATTTTCCTTTTATTTTATTCAATGAACATTAATTTACAGATAATAGGTATATTAGTATCGGTAGTTTATTTTATAATTATGAATTATGCGGTATTAAAATTGATAAAAAACAAATTAGCTAATAGATAA
- a CDS encoding Coenzyme F420 hydrogenase/dehydrogenase, beta subunit C-terminal domain → MENKVVLFDKKENFCACGACYNICPKNAIEMVVDEYGFKYPKIDYTKCISCGACKRVCAFQNVIEKNEPLQVVAAARKDENKIMKSASGGIFAVFAEYFLSIGGIVYGAALVKENNTLVPKHIGIDSLKDLSKLLGSKYVQSDIGNVYKEIRTLLNNKKQILFSGTPCQVAGLKAFLGKKYENLFTIDIICHGVPNAEFFKGYLEILEKKFNGKVLDFKFRDKTSGWGLNSKVDLLINNKRKTEYLLVGESTYYHMFLDSQNYRQNCYKCKYTNRHRTGDITIGDYWGIEKEHPELLKINGGLLDTKKGISAIIINTEKGKLGVERLGQEIVYFDTTYEKVAIVNTQLREPSKYGKYRDKIMEEYKIGGFNKVDEYYYKKVLRKIAIKKKIKKFVPKFLWKKIKIIYKLIKK, encoded by the coding sequence ATGGAAAATAAGGTAGTATTATTTGATAAAAAAGAAAATTTTTGTGCTTGTGGAGCTTGTTATAATATTTGTCCTAAAAATGCAATTGAAATGGTAGTAGATGAGTATGGTTTTAAATATCCTAAAATAGACTATACTAAATGCATAAGTTGTGGTGCTTGTAAAAGAGTATGTGCGTTTCAAAATGTAATAGAAAAAAATGAACCATTACAAGTTGTTGCAGCTGCAAGAAAAGATGAAAATAAGATAATGAAATCAGCTTCTGGTGGAATTTTTGCTGTTTTTGCTGAATATTTTTTATCTATAGGTGGCATAGTTTATGGAGCTGCATTAGTAAAAGAAAATAATACATTAGTGCCTAAACATATAGGCATTGATAGTTTAAAAGATTTATCTAAGTTATTGGGTTCAAAATATGTACAGAGTGATATTGGTAATGTATACAAAGAAATTAGAACATTATTAAATAATAAAAAACAAATTTTATTTTCAGGAACACCTTGTCAAGTAGCAGGACTTAAAGCCTTTTTAGGAAAAAAATATGAAAACTTATTTACAATAGATATAATTTGTCATGGTGTGCCTAATGCAGAATTTTTTAAAGGTTATTTAGAAATATTAGAGAAAAAATTTAATGGAAAAGTTTTGGATTTTAAATTTAGAGATAAAACAAGTGGATGGGGATTAAATAGTAAAGTTGATTTATTGATTAATAATAAAAGAAAAACAGAATATTTATTGGTAGGAGAATCAACATATTATCATATGTTTTTAGATTCTCAAAACTATAGACAAAATTGTTATAAATGTAAATATACAAATAGACATAGAACAGGTGATATTACAATAGGAGATTATTGGGGAATAGAAAAAGAACATCCTGAATTACTAAAAATAAATGGTGGATTACTAGATACTAAAAAAGGTATATCAGCAATAATAATTAATACAGAAAAAGGTAAATTGGGAGTAGAGAGATTAGGTCAAGAAATAGTATATTTTGACACCACTTATGAAAAGGTAGCTATCGTTAATACTCAATTGAGAGAACCAAGTAAATATGGTAAATATAGAGATAAAATAATGGAAGAATATAAAATTGGTGGATTTAATAAAGTAGATGAATATTATTATAAGAAAGTATTAAGGAAAATTGCTATTAAGAAAAAAATAAAAAAATTTGTACCAAAATTTTTATGGAAAAAGATTAAAATAATATATAAATTAATAAAGAAATGA
- a CDS encoding glycoside hydrolase family 25 protein, with amino-acid sequence MSNFKVVDISAWQENLNWQALKRANIKGVIIKIGEYYHLDDMFITHVNNAVAYNLPYGIYYYAHAATIDEAINEANWVDMQIKTYLNGQNPPLGIWYDAEDISMLKYNINVAYMIGNFINRLNELNYNYVGLYSSYNWLINIIDLNLLADYVPIWTAQYYHENSFKLKYPNRICKIWQYTNCEQIDDIYLDCNIYYE; translated from the coding sequence ATGTCAAATTTTAAAGTAGTAGATATTTCCGCTTGGCAAGAAAACTTAAACTGGCAAGCACTAAAACGAGCCAATATAAAAGGCGTTATCATTAAAATAGGTGAGTATTATCATTTAGATGATATGTTCATAACTCATGTAAATAACGCCGTAGCTTACAATCTACCTTATGGAATATATTATTATGCTCATGCCGCAACAATTGATGAAGCTATTAATGAAGCAAACTGGGTAGATATGCAAATAAAAACATATTTAAATGGGCAAAATCCACCACTTGGCATTTGGTATGATGCCGAAGATATATCCATGCTCAAATATAATATTAATGTAGCTTATATGATTGGCAACTTCATAAACCGATTAAATGAACTCAATTATAATTATGTAGGTTTATATAGTTCCTACAACTGGCTAATCAATATCATAGACTTAAACCTATTGGCAGATTATGTGCCTATTTGGACAGCACAATATTACCATGAAAACAGCTTTAAACTTAAATATCCCAATCGCATTTGCAAAATATGGCAATATACTAATTGTGAACAAATAGATGATATATACCTTGATTGCAATATTTACTATGAATGA
- a CDS encoding helix-turn-helix domain-containing protein gives MPFIKAVDCRILELCRSNHLSINGLANRAGMPPSTVASILNEKSRNPGELTIFKICIGFGISMAQFYASELFNVENIDLEKVHKD, from the coding sequence GTGCCATTTATAAAGGCAGTGGATTGTAGAATTTTAGAGTTATGTAGAAGTAACCATTTGAGTATAAATGGTTTGGCAAACAGAGCAGGAATGCCACCTTCAACTGTAGCTAGTATTTTAAATGAAAAGAGTCGAAATCCTGGAGAACTTACGATTTTTAAGATTTGCATAGGTTTTGGCATAAGTATGGCGCAATTTTATGCATCAGAATTATTTAATGTCGAAAATATAGATTTGGAAAAAGTACATAAAGATTAA
- a CDS encoding DUF2922 domain-containing protein, whose product MADTRKLTMVFSLDNGDDFKYNLADPKDDLTKAQVDEAMQAMIDNNAILKDGHGAATIKEAYITTTTQTVLE is encoded by the coding sequence ATGGCGGATACACGTAAATTGACTATGGTTTTTAGTTTGGATAATGGTGATGATTTTAAATATAATTTAGCAGATCCAAAAGATGATTTAACTAAGGCACAGGTTGATGAAGCTATGCAGGCAATGATTGATAACAATGCTATCTTAAAAGATGGACATGGCGCAGCAACTATAAAAGAAGCGTATATCACAACTACTACACAGACTGTTTTAGAATAA
- a CDS encoding DUF1659 domain-containing protein, with protein MAVKKNVECNIVIKVQTGTTTTGKPSYASRSFGDINPEISDDNVLTIGQKLSGLQKYTLGSVNREDLAEIAQA; from the coding sequence ATGGCAGTTAAGAAAAATGTGGAATGCAATATTGTTATTAAAGTGCAGACAGGAACAACTACAACGGGCAAACCAAGCTATGCAAGTCGTAGTTTTGGCGATATAAATCCAGAAATTTCTGATGATAATGTACTCACTATTGGTCAAAAATTATCTGGTTTGCAAAAATACACTTTAGGCAGTGTAAATCGTGAAGATTTAGCAGAAATTGCTCAAGCGTAA
- a CDS encoding sigma-70 family RNA polymerase sigma factor, with protein MEPELISRAQAHDEEAIILLMDKYKGLLHKAANQNHLRSIKDEAYSEACLGFYEAIMTYDMSLGIPFAGFAKSKVYAKVHSLFRKYLCIWQNELLACNKEDDDENEYMDLFEDNINIEEKVMYKLDLQEIIDELSFKQRLIFEEIVLKGNNMTQTAKKFNISVQAVSKTYKKMIRVILKYLQKE; from the coding sequence ATGGAACCTGAATTGATTAGTAGAGCCCAAGCTCATGATGAAGAAGCTATTATACTTTTGATGGATAAGTATAAGGGATTGTTACATAAGGCGGCAAACCAAAATCATTTGAGAAGTATTAAAGATGAAGCGTATAGTGAGGCATGCTTGGGTTTTTATGAGGCGATAATGACTTATGATATGAGCTTGGGTATTCCATTTGCTGGCTTTGCTAAATCAAAGGTTTATGCTAAAGTACATAGTTTATTTAGAAAGTATTTGTGCATTTGGCAAAATGAGCTTTTGGCTTGTAATAAAGAAGATGATGATGAAAATGAGTATATGGATTTATTTGAAGACAATATTAATATAGAAGAAAAAGTTATGTATAAACTGGATTTACAGGAAATAATAGATGAATTATCTTTTAAACAGCGATTGATTTTTGAGGAAATAGTATTAAAGGGAAATAATATGACGCAGACTGCGAAAAAGTTTAATATATCGGTGCAAGCTGTCAGTAAGACATATAAAAAGATGATAAGAGTGATTTTAAAATATCTACAAAAGGAGTGA